A genomic segment from Streptomyces sp. NBC_01233 encodes:
- a CDS encoding alpha/beta hydrolase family protein — MSRTRRTVLLLLLTTALLAAGLTGLVLWQHDYGLHEERVTVPAAGHDLPGVLATPAGKGPGPFPLVVLVHGDGEVDATHDGFYRPYWEAFARAGYASLSLDKPADWLGQSMDDRARETADALAWAVRTRPEIDATRIGLWGASQAGWVLPKVVARAPEPGVRFVIAVGTAVNWERQGEYNLRAELRAAGAGAERTAAALRTREETLALLRRGAAYEEYRASPGADRELTAERWSFISRNHTADATADLRAMRARGAVPVLLVSGADDLNVDGAETEAAYRSLLEPGTLTVRRYPGAAHSLLRTPVERSSWRLALTAVFAPRALFPPGLLADQERFLRELPGS, encoded by the coding sequence ATGTCCCGCACGCGCCGCACCGTCCTGCTCCTCCTGCTGACCACCGCCCTCCTCGCGGCTGGTCTCACCGGCCTCGTCCTCTGGCAGCACGACTACGGCCTGCACGAGGAGCGCGTCACCGTCCCCGCCGCCGGCCACGACCTGCCCGGCGTGCTCGCCACCCCCGCCGGCAAGGGGCCCGGCCCCTTCCCGCTCGTCGTCCTCGTGCACGGCGACGGCGAGGTCGACGCCACCCACGACGGCTTCTACCGCCCCTACTGGGAGGCCTTCGCCCGGGCCGGATACGCCTCGCTCTCCCTCGACAAACCCGCCGACTGGCTCGGCCAGAGCATGGACGACCGGGCCCGCGAGACCGCCGACGCCCTCGCCTGGGCGGTCCGAACCCGGCCGGAGATCGACGCCACCCGCATCGGCCTGTGGGGGGCCAGCCAGGCCGGTTGGGTGCTGCCCAAGGTGGTCGCGCGGGCCCCGGAGCCCGGGGTGCGCTTCGTCATCGCGGTCGGCACCGCCGTGAACTGGGAGCGGCAGGGCGAGTACAACCTGCGCGCCGAACTCCGCGCGGCCGGTGCCGGCGCCGAGCGCACGGCGGCCGCCCTGCGCACCCGGGAGGAGACCCTGGCGCTGCTGCGGCGCGGAGCCGCGTACGAGGAGTACCGCGCGAGTCCGGGCGCCGACCGCGAACTCACGGCGGAGCGCTGGTCGTTCATCAGCCGCAACCACACCGCGGACGCGACCGCGGACCTGCGGGCGATGCGGGCCAGGGGAGCCGTCCCGGTGCTGCTGGTCTCCGGCGCCGACGACCTGAACGTGGACGGGGCCGAGACCGAGGCCGCGTACCGCAGCCTGCTCGAGCCCGGCACGCTCACGGTCCGCCGCTATCCCGGGGCGGCCCACTCCCTGCTCCGGACCCCGGTCGAGCGCTCTTCCTGGCGGCTGGCCCTGACGGCCGTGTTCGCCCCGCGCGCCCTCTTCCCGCCGGGCCTCCTCGCCGACCAGGAGCGCTTCCTCCGGGAACTGCCGGGGAGCTGA
- a CDS encoding SCO5918 family protein: MRFVIARYPFDLEKSEVEEKMKGVKAEPVTGASVIISRRTYPVKQVGEVITRQDRRDFTAAEVTRALTRLGFTCRDLSVPVPAPALTPLQEASALLGSPADA; encoded by the coding sequence ATGCGCTTCGTCATCGCCCGATACCCCTTCGACCTCGAGAAGAGCGAGGTGGAGGAGAAGATGAAGGGCGTCAAGGCCGAGCCCGTCACGGGAGCGTCCGTGATCATCAGCCGACGCACCTACCCCGTCAAGCAGGTCGGTGAGGTCATCACCCGGCAGGACCGGCGCGACTTCACGGCGGCCGAGGTGACCCGGGCGCTGACCCGCCTCGGGTTCACCTGCCGCGACCTTTCGGTACCCGTGCCGGCGCCCGCGCTCACCCCGCTCCAGGAGGCCTCGGCACTCCTCGGAAGCCCGGCCGACGCCTGA
- a CDS encoding DEAD/DEAH box helicase, whose amino-acid sequence MNRTTRTNDRSSRAPRKGGSAGFGGSGGSGGSGRGSRFGSSAPSRSGGSGYGGSGRSGYGGGSRRPAALQGEFALPETITPALPAAESFADLDMPEQLLAALATEGVTVPFPIQAATLPNSLAGRDVLGRGRTGSGKTLAFGLALLARTAGQRAEARQPLALVLVPTRELAQQVTDALAPYARAMKLRTATVVGGMPIGRQASALRGGAEVVVATPGRLKDLIDRGDCRLNQVAITVLDEADQMADMGFMPQVTALLDQVRPEGQRMLFSATLDRNVDRLVRRYLTDPVVHSVDPSAGAVTTMEHHVLHVHGADKHRTTTEIAAREGRVMMFLDTKHAVDRLTQDLLNSGVRAAALHGGKSQPQRTRTLAQFKTGHVTVLVATNVAARGIHVDNLDLVVNVDPPTDPKDYLHRGGRTARAGESGSVVTLVTPNQRRDMTRLMQAAGIVPQTTQVRSGEEALSRITGAQAPSGIPVTITAPQAERTGRSPRSSRGRRSRPAQERRRSMGMAA is encoded by the coding sequence ATGAACCGCACCACTCGCACGAACGACCGCTCCTCCCGCGCCCCCCGCAAGGGCGGCTCCGCAGGCTTCGGCGGATCCGGCGGCTCCGGCGGCTCCGGCCGCGGCAGCCGTTTCGGCTCCTCTGCCCCCAGCCGCTCCGGCGGCTCCGGATACGGCGGCTCCGGCCGCTCCGGCTACGGCGGCGGCAGTCGCCGCCCCGCCGCCCTCCAGGGTGAATTCGCCCTCCCCGAGACGATCACTCCGGCGCTCCCCGCCGCCGAGTCCTTCGCCGACCTCGACATGCCCGAGCAGCTGCTGGCCGCGCTCGCCACCGAGGGCGTGACCGTGCCGTTCCCGATCCAGGCCGCCACCCTGCCGAACTCCCTCGCGGGCCGTGACGTGCTCGGCCGCGGGCGCACCGGCTCCGGCAAGACCCTCGCCTTCGGCCTCGCCCTGCTGGCCCGCACCGCCGGACAGCGTGCCGAGGCCCGCCAGCCGCTGGCCCTGGTCCTCGTCCCCACGCGCGAGCTGGCGCAGCAGGTCACGGACGCCCTCGCCCCCTACGCCCGCGCCATGAAGCTGCGTACGGCCACCGTCGTGGGCGGCATGCCCATCGGGCGGCAGGCGAGCGCGCTGCGCGGCGGCGCCGAGGTCGTCGTCGCGACGCCCGGACGGCTCAAGGACCTCATCGACCGCGGCGACTGCCGGCTGAACCAGGTCGCGATCACCGTCCTGGACGAAGCCGACCAGATGGCCGACATGGGCTTCATGCCCCAGGTCACCGCCCTGCTCGACCAGGTGCGTCCCGAGGGCCAGCGGATGCTGTTCTCCGCCACCCTCGACCGCAACGTCGACCGGCTCGTGCGCCGCTACCTGACCGACCCCGTGGTCCACTCGGTGGACCCCTCGGCCGGCGCGGTCACCACGATGGAGCACCACGTGCTGCACGTCCACGGCGCCGACAAGCACCGCACCACGACGGAGATCGCGGCGCGCGAGGGCCGGGTGATGATGTTCCTCGACACCAAGCACGCCGTCGACCGGCTGACCCAGGACCTGCTGAACAGTGGTGTCCGGGCCGCGGCGCTGCACGGCGGGAAGTCGCAGCCGCAGCGCACCCGGACCCTGGCCCAGTTCAAGACCGGGCACGTGACGGTGCTGGTGGCGACCAACGTCGCGGCGCGCGGGATCCACGTCGACAACCTCGACCTCGTCGTGAATGTGGACCCGCCCACCGACCCCAAGGACTACCTGCACCGCGGCGGCCGTACCGCCCGCGCCGGCGAGTCCGGCAGCGTCGTCACCCTGGTCACCCCCAACCAGCGCCGCGACATGACCCGCCTCATGCAGGCCGCCGGCATCGTCCCGCAGACCACCCAGGTCCGTTCGGGCGAGGAGGCGCTGAGCCGGATCACCGGCGCCCAGGCCCCCTCCGGCATCCCCGTCACCATCACCGCGCCGCAGGCCGAGCGGACCGGACGCAGCCCGCGCTCCTCCCGCGGACGGCGCAGCCGCCCCGCCCAGGAGCGGCGCCGCTCCATGGGCATGGCCGCCTGA
- a CDS encoding cold-shock protein: MASGTVKWFNAEKGFGFIEQEGGGADVFAHYSNIASSGFRELQEGQKVTFDVTQGQKGPQAENIVPA; encoded by the coding sequence ATGGCATCTGGCACCGTGAAGTGGTTCAACGCGGAAAAGGGCTTCGGCTTCATCGAGCAGGAGGGCGGCGGCGCTGACGTCTTCGCCCACTACTCGAACATCGCCTCTTCTGGCTTCCGTGAGCTTCAGGAAGGCCAGAAGGTTACCTTCGACGTCACGCAGGGCCAGAAGGGCCCGCAGGCCGAGAACATCGTTCCCGCCTGA
- a CDS encoding RNA polymerase sigma factor — MTAATSAEPAALVRAAQRGDRMATQGLLDLLTPCVGRLCGPIALQDGPDATQEALIVIFRSIGQLREPAALFGWARVIAVREAVRIARAAARAVPDPLEDVPARDDPQLAADVRDVLERLSPAHRAVLVLRDLEGLDEHSVSALLGVPEPTVRTRLFRARRNFLKAWGR, encoded by the coding sequence GTGACCGCGGCCACGAGCGCCGAGCCGGCCGCCCTCGTACGCGCCGCCCAGCGCGGGGACCGGATGGCCACCCAGGGGCTGCTGGACCTGCTGACGCCCTGCGTCGGGCGGCTGTGCGGCCCCATCGCCCTGCAGGACGGGCCGGACGCCACGCAGGAGGCGCTGATCGTGATCTTCCGCAGCATCGGCCAACTCCGGGAGCCCGCCGCCCTGTTCGGGTGGGCTCGGGTGATCGCCGTACGGGAGGCGGTCCGCATCGCCCGGGCGGCGGCCCGGGCGGTCCCGGACCCGCTGGAGGACGTGCCCGCGCGCGACGATCCGCAGCTCGCCGCCGACGTGCGCGACGTCCTGGAGCGGCTCTCCCCGGCGCACCGCGCCGTCCTGGTCCTGCGGGACCTGGAAGGGCTGGACGAGCACTCCGTCAGCGCGCTCCTCGGCGTGCCCGAACCCACCGTGCGGACCCGGCTCTTCCGGGCCCGCCGCAACTTCCTGAAGGCGTGGGGACGTTGA
- a CDS encoding PP2C family protein-serine/threonine phosphatase gives MPYIAVTALSHVGLVREHNEDSLVVGPWTLCGTVTQNPQTLLFPFGRPLVVAVADGLGGQPAGEVASELVVRHLSSLGPELDGEDALGDALRRCNHAVHSATDGRPDLTSMGTTIAGALVLAESLVVFNVGDSKVFRAAPDGLHQVSVDDSPPPAPGHRTTSAVTQTLGGSRGYHSIAPHMAAFELTEGDRYLVCSDGLTDPVPDEEIEDLLRVHDDGRAAFELWRAAIDAGGPDNITLALVRIGA, from the coding sequence GTGCCCTACATAGCTGTGACCGCCCTGAGTCATGTGGGGCTGGTACGCGAACACAACGAGGACAGCCTGGTCGTCGGCCCGTGGACGCTGTGCGGGACCGTGACCCAGAACCCCCAGACCCTGCTGTTCCCCTTCGGCAGACCGCTCGTCGTCGCCGTCGCCGACGGGCTCGGCGGGCAGCCGGCCGGCGAAGTGGCCAGCGAGCTGGTCGTGCGCCACCTCTCCTCGCTCGGCCCCGAACTGGACGGCGAGGACGCCCTCGGTGACGCACTGCGCCGCTGCAACCACGCCGTGCACTCGGCCACCGACGGACGGCCGGACCTGACCTCCATGGGGACCACCATCGCCGGGGCCCTCGTCCTGGCGGAGTCGCTGGTGGTGTTCAACGTGGGCGACAGCAAGGTGTTCCGCGCGGCGCCGGACGGCCTGCACCAGGTCAGCGTGGACGACAGCCCGCCGCCGGCCCCCGGGCACCGCACCACGTCGGCCGTGACCCAGACCCTCGGCGGCAGCCGCGGCTACCACTCGATCGCGCCCCACATGGCGGCCTTCGAGCTGACCGAGGGCGACCGCTACCTGGTGTGCAGCGACGGGCTGACCGACCCGGTGCCCGACGAGGAGATCGAGGACCTGCTGCGGGTGCACGACGACGGCAGGGCCGCCTTCGAGCTGTGGCGGGCCGCCATCGACGCCGGCGGCCCCGACAACATCACGCTCGCGCTGGTCCGCATCGGCGCGTAG